From Streptomyces asiaticus, one genomic window encodes:
- a CDS encoding type I polyketide synthase — translation MSGTEEKLRQYLKRVTVDLGQARQRLREMEERSQEPVAIVSMACRYPGGVGCPEELWELVASGGDGITAFPTDRGWDLEGLYHPDPDHPGTSYVRHGGFLDGAAGTDRFDAEFFGISPREALAMDPQQRLLLEVAWELFERAGVDPVTMKGSLTGVYAGVSSQDYLSRMPQVPEGFEGYATTGSLTSVVSGRVAYTFGLEGPAVTVDTACSSSLVAMHLAGQALRQGECDLALAGGVTALTTPTAFAEFSRQRGLAPDGRCKSFAAAADGTGFSEGVGLVLLERLSDARRNGHRVLAVIRGSAVNQDGASNGLTAPNDVSQERVIRQALANARLAADQVDAVEAHGTGTSLGDPIEAHALLATYGRDRPAERPLWLGSLKSNIGHAQAAAGVAGVIKMVMALRHETLPVTLHIDEPTSHVEWEGGGVRLLTEPVAWPRGERPRRAGVSSFGISGTNAHLILEQAPEPSPPAGQEEPADHPPVATAVATAVLPWVLSARSAQALRGQAAALARRMAVDPGASVAEVSWSLVTTRSVFDHRAVAVGETRDELMAAVEALATGGTHPGLVHPGGAAVAGDLGPVLVFPGQGSQWAGMGAELLEASPVFAARVAECERALAPYVDWSLTDVLRDADGAGHLDRVDVVQPVLWAVMVSLAAVWAGHGVRPAAVIGHSQGEIAAAVVAGALSLEDGAKVVALRSKALRRLAGGGAMASLGVSRERAEKLLAGLGDRTAAVGVAAVNGPSSTVISGPPGQVAHAVAACQEAGDRARPIEVDYASHSPQVDEIADELTEALAGVRPVASTVAFYSTVTAGRIDTTALDTGYWVTNLREPVRFADTVRALLADGHRVFIESSTHPVLTVGMQESFEEAGADAATVPTLRRDHGGPARLIESLALAFTAGVAVDWTTLHPTGPAAPRTVELPTYAFQRERYWLADSVSFDTRPAADEEESRFWAAVEGEDLSALSETLSLPDDTGHRTSLGTVLPALSTWRRARRERSAVDSWRYRVEWRPVTDSAPAAGGSWLVVHPKGASDAWTDACVRALGADGGQVRRLEVAEDIDREGLAELLRSRCAEEPPPTGVLSLLALDDDAPPLPGVAPGLTGTLTLLQALVDAAVTAPLWCATRGAVAIDDSESPDAPHQAQLWGLGRVAALEHPDRWGGLVDLPASPDTLDAERLRALLTGGRGEDEVALRPAGAYGRRLVPDPIGGRAPRRTWKPRGTVLITGTAEGPAAQVARHLAADGAEHIVMLCPGGGDAPGAVELTAELDALGTGLTVADHAPDDREATARLVERVAEENGRIGTIVHTSASGELAPLMELTPRRLAGEIRAHLDDTGRYLDELCGMGPEDTVVYFSTVAASWGSKDHGSYAAATACLDALARHDRADGRPTVSIAWGLWDLPCGAEAADATATSHTERSRRQGLSPLDPRPALTALRQVLDHDDQGVTVADVAWERFAPLFTLARPSRLFDGVPAARQAIEAARGPAEDTGTDEAAALRRELAALPEDERVERLLALVRAHVAAVLHYPAPEAVEPDRPFKELGFDSIAAVELRNRLRAATGLSLPTTVVFDYPTPRTLAGHLLTEVDPGEADAAHPASGHLDELEAALAGLPAGDPRRAGLVNRLQALVWKYTATAQETDEPAGEQDLTAATADEVFALIDRELGV, via the coding sequence ATGTCGGGTACGGAAGAGAAACTCCGCCAGTATCTGAAGCGGGTCACGGTGGATCTCGGGCAGGCCCGTCAGCGGCTGCGCGAGATGGAGGAGCGGTCCCAGGAGCCGGTGGCCATCGTGAGCATGGCCTGCCGCTATCCGGGTGGTGTCGGCTGCCCCGAGGAGCTGTGGGAGCTGGTGGCCTCCGGTGGCGACGGCATCACCGCCTTCCCCACCGACCGCGGCTGGGATCTGGAGGGCCTCTACCACCCGGACCCCGACCACCCCGGCACCAGCTATGTCCGGCACGGCGGTTTCCTGGACGGCGCGGCCGGCACCGACCGCTTCGACGCGGAGTTCTTCGGGATCAGCCCGCGCGAGGCCCTGGCGATGGATCCGCAGCAGCGGCTGCTGCTCGAGGTGGCCTGGGAGCTGTTCGAGCGCGCCGGTGTCGACCCCGTGACGATGAAGGGCAGCCTGACCGGTGTGTACGCGGGCGTGTCCAGCCAGGACTATCTGTCCCGGATGCCCCAGGTCCCCGAGGGGTTCGAGGGCTACGCCACGACCGGCAGCCTGACCAGTGTGGTCTCCGGCCGGGTGGCGTACACCTTCGGTCTGGAGGGCCCGGCGGTGACGGTGGACACGGCGTGTTCGTCGTCGCTGGTGGCGATGCATCTGGCGGGCCAGGCGCTGCGCCAGGGCGAATGCGATCTGGCGCTCGCGGGCGGGGTCACCGCGCTCACCACACCGACCGCGTTCGCCGAGTTCTCGCGGCAGCGCGGGCTGGCCCCCGACGGCCGCTGCAAGTCCTTCGCGGCCGCCGCGGACGGCACGGGCTTCTCCGAGGGCGTCGGCCTGGTGCTGCTGGAGCGGCTGTCGGACGCGCGGCGCAACGGCCATCGGGTGCTGGCGGTGATCCGGGGCTCGGCCGTCAACCAGGACGGTGCCAGCAACGGCCTCACCGCGCCCAACGACGTGTCGCAGGAACGGGTGATCCGCCAGGCGCTGGCCAACGCACGCCTCGCCGCCGACCAGGTCGACGCGGTGGAGGCCCATGGCACGGGCACCTCCCTCGGCGACCCGATCGAGGCACACGCGCTGCTGGCCACCTACGGCCGGGACCGGCCCGCTGAACGCCCCCTGTGGCTGGGGTCGCTCAAGTCGAACATCGGTCATGCCCAGGCGGCCGCCGGGGTGGCCGGTGTGATCAAGATGGTGATGGCGCTCCGCCACGAGACGCTGCCGGTCACCCTGCACATCGATGAGCCGACCTCGCATGTGGAGTGGGAAGGCGGCGGGGTACGGCTGCTGACGGAACCGGTGGCGTGGCCGAGGGGCGAGCGCCCCCGCCGGGCCGGGGTGTCCTCGTTCGGGATCAGTGGCACCAACGCCCATCTGATCCTGGAGCAGGCCCCCGAGCCGAGTCCCCCTGCCGGGCAGGAGGAGCCCGCCGACCACCCTCCCGTGGCGACAGCGGTGGCGACGGCGGTGCTGCCCTGGGTGCTGTCCGCCCGTAGTGCCCAGGCCCTGCGCGGGCAGGCGGCCGCGCTCGCCCGGCGGATGGCCGTCGATCCGGGGGCGTCCGTCGCCGAGGTGAGCTGGTCGCTGGTCACCACCCGCTCGGTGTTCGACCACCGGGCCGTGGCCGTGGGCGAGACCCGCGACGAACTGATGGCGGCCGTGGAGGCGCTGGCCACCGGCGGGACGCACCCGGGCCTGGTCCACCCCGGTGGCGCCGCCGTGGCCGGGGACCTGGGCCCGGTGCTGGTGTTCCCCGGGCAGGGCTCGCAGTGGGCGGGCATGGGGGCCGAACTGCTCGAAGCCTCACCCGTGTTCGCCGCCCGCGTGGCGGAGTGCGAGCGTGCCCTGGCGCCGTACGTCGACTGGTCCCTCACCGATGTGTTGCGCGACGCCGACGGGGCGGGCCACCTGGACCGTGTCGACGTCGTACAGCCCGTCCTGTGGGCCGTGATGGTGTCGCTCGCCGCGGTGTGGGCGGGCCACGGCGTACGTCCGGCGGCGGTGATCGGGCACAGCCAGGGCGAGATCGCGGCGGCCGTGGTGGCCGGGGCCCTGTCACTGGAGGACGGCGCCAAGGTCGTGGCGCTGCGCAGCAAGGCGTTACGGCGGCTGGCCGGTGGCGGGGCGATGGCCTCCCTGGGAGTGAGCCGCGAGCGGGCCGAGAAGCTGCTGGCCGGGCTGGGCGACCGGACGGCGGCCGTGGGCGTCGCGGCCGTCAACGGCCCCTCGTCCACGGTGATTTCCGGGCCGCCCGGGCAAGTGGCGCACGCCGTGGCGGCGTGTCAGGAGGCGGGCGACCGGGCGCGGCCGATCGAGGTGGACTACGCCTCGCACAGCCCCCAGGTGGACGAGATCGCCGACGAGCTGACGGAGGCCCTGGCCGGTGTCCGGCCGGTCGCGTCCACGGTGGCGTTCTACTCCACGGTCACCGCCGGCCGGATCGACACCACCGCGCTGGACACCGGCTACTGGGTGACCAACCTCCGTGAACCGGTGCGGTTCGCCGACACCGTCCGGGCGCTGCTGGCCGATGGCCACCGCGTGTTCATCGAGAGCAGCACCCATCCCGTGCTGACCGTCGGCATGCAGGAGAGCTTCGAAGAAGCCGGGGCCGACGCCGCCACCGTGCCCACGCTCCGGCGCGACCACGGCGGCCCGGCGCGGCTGATCGAGTCCCTCGCGCTGGCCTTCACCGCGGGCGTGGCGGTCGACTGGACCACCCTCCACCCCACCGGCCCCGCCGCCCCGCGCACCGTCGAACTGCCCACCTACGCCTTCCAGCGGGAGCGGTACTGGCTGGCCGACTCGGTGTCCTTCGACACCCGGCCCGCGGCGGACGAGGAGGAGTCCCGGTTCTGGGCCGCGGTGGAGGGAGAGGACCTGAGCGCGCTCTCCGAGACGCTGAGTCTCCCGGACGACACCGGCCACCGGACCTCACTGGGCACCGTGCTGCCCGCGCTCTCGACATGGCGCCGCGCCCGGCGCGAGCGCTCCGCCGTGGACTCCTGGCGCTACCGCGTCGAATGGCGGCCCGTCACCGATAGCGCTCCCGCTGCGGGGGGCTCCTGGCTCGTGGTCCACCCCAAGGGCGCCTCCGACGCCTGGACCGACGCCTGCGTACGGGCCCTGGGCGCGGACGGCGGCCAGGTGCGGCGGCTGGAGGTGGCCGAGGACATCGACCGCGAAGGGCTCGCCGAGCTGCTGCGCTCCCGGTGCGCCGAGGAGCCGCCACCGACGGGCGTCCTGTCGCTGCTGGCCCTGGACGACGACGCGCCGCCGCTCCCCGGCGTGGCCCCCGGCCTGACCGGCACGCTCACCCTGCTCCAGGCGCTGGTGGACGCCGCCGTCACCGCGCCCCTGTGGTGCGCCACCCGCGGCGCGGTCGCCATCGACGATTCGGAGTCCCCCGACGCTCCCCACCAGGCCCAGCTGTGGGGGCTCGGCAGGGTGGCCGCCCTCGAACACCCCGACCGGTGGGGCGGGTTGGTGGATCTGCCCGCGAGCCCGGACACCCTCGACGCGGAGCGGCTGCGCGCCCTGCTCACTGGTGGCCGGGGCGAGGACGAGGTGGCGCTGCGCCCGGCCGGTGCGTACGGACGTCGGCTGGTCCCCGACCCGATCGGCGGCCGGGCCCCGCGGCGCACCTGGAAGCCCCGCGGTACCGTGCTCATCACCGGAACCGCCGAAGGACCCGCCGCCCAGGTCGCCCGCCACCTGGCCGCCGACGGGGCGGAACACATCGTGATGCTGTGCCCGGGAGGCGGCGATGCCCCCGGCGCCGTGGAGCTGACGGCCGAACTGGACGCGCTCGGGACCGGACTCACCGTGGCCGACCACGCGCCCGACGACCGGGAAGCCACCGCGCGCCTCGTCGAGCGCGTGGCGGAGGAGAACGGACGGATCGGGACCATCGTCCACACCTCGGCCTCCGGCGAGCTGGCCCCGCTGATGGAGCTCACCCCGCGGCGGCTGGCCGGGGAGATCCGCGCCCACCTGGACGACACCGGGCGCTACCTGGACGAACTGTGCGGCATGGGCCCCGAGGACACCGTGGTGTACTTCTCCACCGTCGCCGCGTCCTGGGGCAGCAAGGACCACGGCTCCTACGCGGCCGCCACCGCCTGCCTCGACGCGCTGGCCCGGCACGACCGGGCCGACGGACGGCCCACCGTCTCGATCGCGTGGGGGCTGTGGGACCTGCCGTGCGGCGCTGAGGCGGCGGACGCGACGGCGACCTCGCACACCGAGCGCTCCCGGCGGCAGGGCCTGTCCCCGCTGGACCCCCGGCCGGCGCTGACCGCGCTGCGCCAGGTGCTCGACCACGACGATCAGGGCGTCACCGTCGCCGATGTGGCATGGGAGCGCTTCGCGCCGCTGTTCACCCTCGCCCGTCCCAGCAGGCTCTTCGACGGTGTCCCGGCCGCCCGCCAGGCCATCGAGGCCGCGCGGGGACCCGCCGAGGACACCGGCACCGACGAGGCGGCGGCGCTGCGGCGGGAGCTGGCCGCCCTGCCCGAGGACGAGCGGGTCGAGCGGCTGCTGGCCCTGGTGCGGGCCCATGTGGCGGCCGTACTGCACTATCCGGCGCCGGAGGCGGTCGAGCCGGACCGCCCGTTCAAGGAGCTGGGGTTCGACTCCATCGCGGCCGTGGAGCTCAGGAACCGGCTGCGCGCCGCCACGGGCCTGAGCCTGCCGACCACGGTGGTGTTCGACTATCCGACACCTCGCACACTGGCGGGTCATCTGCTGACCGAGGTGGACCCCGGGGAGGCCGACGCGGCACATCCGGCGTCCGGACACCTCGACGAGCTCGAGGCCGCACTGGCCGGGCTGCCGGCCGGCGATCCGCGGCGCGCCGGTCTGGTGAACCGGTTGCAGGCCCTGGTGTGGAAGTACACCGCCACCGCGCAGGAGACCGATGAGCCCGCGGGCGAGCAGGATCTGACGGCGGCCACCGCCGATGAGGTGTTCGCCCTCATCGACCGCGAACTCGGGGTCTGA